One Amaranthus tricolor cultivar Red isolate AtriRed21 chromosome 10, ASM2621246v1, whole genome shotgun sequence genomic window carries:
- the LOC130825004 gene encoding uncharacterized protein LOC130825004: MKAAQERQKSYADLRRKPLAFEVGDKVLLKVSPMKGVMRFGKKGKLSPKYIGPYEILEQIGAVAYRLALPPELSKVHDVFHVSQLRRYISDPSHVIPTESVEVEPNLTFEERPVQIVDRQEKILRRKVVPIVKILWRSQKYEEATWETEESMRQKYPELFDKVTCSCLELNMLKGLVILL, translated from the exons ATGAAGGCCGCACAGGAGAGACAGAAATCATATGCCGATCTTCGCAGGAAACCTCTAGCATTCGAAGTTGGTGATAAAGTCCTGCTGAAAGTGTCGCCGATGAAAGGGGTAATGAGGTTTGGTAAGAAAGGGAAACTAAGCCCTAAATATATCGGGCCATACGAAATATTAGAGCAAATAGGTGCAGTTGCTTACAGATTGGCACTACCGCCAGAATTATCTAAAGTGCATGACGTGTTTCACGTATCTCAGCTGCGAAGGTATATCAGTGATCCATCACACGTCATTCCTACAGAGTCAGTAGAAGTGGAACCAAACCTGACTTTTGAAGAAAGACCGGTCCAGATAGTCGATAGACAGGAAAAGATTCTCCGGAGAAAGGTGGTTCCAATTGTAAAGATACTATGGAGAAGTCAAAAATATGAAGAAGCCACATGGGAGACAGAAGAGTCGATGAGACAAAAATACCCAGAGCTTTTCGACAA GGTAACATGTTCTTGCCTTGAGTTAAACATGCTTAAAGGACTTGTTATACTACTCTAA